In Quercus lobata isolate SW786 chromosome 12, ValleyOak3.0 Primary Assembly, whole genome shotgun sequence, a genomic segment contains:
- the LOC115970106 gene encoding uncharacterized protein LOC115970106, producing MVNRRALEALDRTLQDLMEINSPFGGKVLILGGDFRQVLPVIPKGTKAELLDACIVNSPLWRYMKILHLTQNMRSINDQQFSEYIRCIDDGIEPFATDDLIKVLSSMAIPWEGDHSIAQLFEQFFPDLQNHAYNSRYMVDRALLTPINEDVDKLNEKGRFTTTYPKAEKRCSNNAIAKYRSKSGVM from the exons ATGGTGAATCGACGTGCACTTGAAGCATTAGATAGAACATTGCAGGATCTCATGGAAATTAATTCACCTTTTGGTGGAAAGGTGCTAATACTGGGAGGAGATTTTCGTCAAGTACTTCCTGTTATTCCCAAAGGCACAAAGGCAGAGTTGTTAGATGCATGTATAGTCAACTCCCCATTATGGAGATATATGAAGATCTTACATTTAACTCAAAACATGAGATCTATTAACGATCAACAGTTTTCAGAGTACATAAGGTGCATTGATGATGGAATTGAACCATTTGCAACAGACGATCTGATTAAAGTTCTGTCTTCTATGGCAATACCATGGGAGGGTGATCATTCAATTGCTCAACTATTTGAACAATTTTTTCCAGATTTGCAAAATCATGCCTACAATTCAAGATACATGGTTGATAGGGCATTGTTAACACCAATTAATGAGGATGTGGATAAACTTAATGAGAAGGG GAGGTTTACCACCACATATCCTAAGGCTGAAAAAAGGTGCTCCAATAATGCTATTGCGAAATATAGATCCAAAAGTGGGGTTATGTAA
- the LOC115970107 gene encoding uncharacterized protein LOC115970107 → MGVHVDDSMASTSHGIYTFRAQGSIYHKIRSLLPTNDKPCYLQLYIYDTDNEIEHRLSESRDLRAHIVQRVRTILDRENPFVKEFRQLAQREDLHQCKLIIKEQQPNQPQYCLPTASQVAAVIVGGDEARQLYGRNILVETISRQPITIPDVAGYYDPLQYPLLFPFGTYGWDINTTCANNNAVTCHEFYAYRFQIRPGPMSTLLHGGRLLQQYGVDMHVKIESHKLRWIRQNQEALWAEQYQGLQNDFQVGENYAGNVGHWTILPSSFVGSPRDMIQRFQDAMNLVQKFGKPDLFITMTCNPGWEEIRNELLPGQNSQDRPDLLARIFKAKFEEFKDDIVNKRILGRVVAHVHVFEFQKRGLPHVHMLLILDDNDKLHSPDDYDRIVQAEIPSKDDEPQLHSVVLRHMIHGPYGTQNQRSPCMKNGKCKKSYPKPFSQETYKGNDSYPVYRRRDTNNPVPLNNQRNVMVDNSWVVPYNPWLLLKYNCHINLDICSRIKSVKYLYKYVYKGPDRVFVEVRPEPNYDEMQGNTYIENSLSIIVGIGIVKVGDGEYLIKRMPSALRRLFAIILVFCDPTGVQDLWNEFYLHMVDDYPSSSITMDVVRTNRLLNDLKLLLSQHGRRITEFDLLTITATSDEGSSIPRIIQDELTIPMDDEELTLVDKLNNDQKFAYNTIMEVIQRKQTMAFFVDGPGGTGKTFLYRALLASLKSDGHIAITTATSGIATTLLPGGRTAHSRFKIL, encoded by the exons ATGGGTGTTCATGTAGATGACAGTATGGCATCAACAAGTCACGGAATTTATACTTTTCGAGCCCAAGGTTCCATATATCACAAAATTCGTAGTCTTTTGCCAACAAATGATAAGCCGTGTTATTTACAATTATACATCTATGACACGGACAATGAAATTGAGCATAGACTGAGTGAATCACGAGACCTTCGTGCACATATTGTCCAACGTGTAAGAACTATTTTAGACCGAGAAAATCCATTTGTTAAGGAGTTTCGTCAACTAGCTCAGAGGGAAGATTTACATCAATGTAAACTCATAATCAAAGAACAACAACCAAATCAACCTCAATATTGCCTTCCCACAGCTTCTCAAGTCGCAGCTGTTATTGTAGGAGGTGATGAAGCCAGACAGTTATATGGAAGGAATATATTGGTAGAAACGATATCTAGACAGCCTATTACTATTCCAGATGTAGCAGGATATTATGATCCACTACAATATCCATTGCTATTTCCATTTGGAACGTATGGATGGGATATTAATACTACCTGTGCAAATAATAATGCGGTCACATGTCATGAATTTTATGCATATAGGTTTCAG ATTCGCCCAGGACCTATGTCAACGCTCTTACATGGAGGGCGTCTTTTGCAACAATATGGTGTTGATATGCATGTGAAGATAGAATCGCATAAGCTTAGGTGGATACGACAGAATCAAGAAGCTCTTTGGGCAGAACAATACCAAGGCCTCCAAAATGATTTCCAAGTAGGAGAAAATTATGCTG GAAATGTGGGGCATTGGACCATTCTACCATCATCATTTGTGGGAAGTCCACGCGATATGATTCAACGCTTTCAAGATGCTATGAATTTGGTTCAAAAGTTTGGAAAACCAGATTTATTCATCACAATGACGTGCAATCCAGGGTGGGAGGAAATAAGAAATGAGCTTTTACCAGGACAAAATTCGCAAGATCGACCAGATTTATTGGCAAGGatttttaaagcaaaatttgAAGAGTTTAAGGATGATATCGTTAACAAAAGGATTCTTGGAAGAGTTGTTGCTCATGTGCATgtctttgaatttcaaaaaaggGGTTTACCACATGTCCACATGCTTCTAATTTTAGATGACAATGATAAGTTACATAGCCCGGATGATTATGATCGCATTGTACAAGCTGAAATACCTTCTAAGGATGATGAGCCTCAATTGCATAGTGTAGTACTCAGACATATGATACATGGTCCCTATGGAACACAAAATCAAAGATCACCTTGCATGAAAAATGGGAAGTGTAAAAAATCCTACCCAAAGCCTTTCTCTCAGGAGACTTACAAAGGTAATGACTCATATCCTGTCTATAGAAGACGTGACACAAATAACCCAGTGCCTTTGAACAATCAACGAAATGTGATGGTTGACAATAGTTGGGTTGTTCCGTATAATCCTTGGTTGcttctaaaatataattgtCACATTAATTTAGATATATGTTCTAGGATAAAAAGTGTGAAGTACTTatacaaatatgtgtataaGGGTCCTGATCGTGTATTTGTTGAAGTGAGGCCAGAGCCAAATTATGATGAG ATGCAAGGCAATACTTATATAGAGAATTCCCTGAGCATTATTGTTGGAATAGGAATAGTAAAAGTTGGAGACGGAGAATATCTCATAAAAAG AATGCCATCAGCTTTGAGAAGATTGTTTGCAATTATATTGGTATTCTGTGATCCAACTGGAGTACAAGATTTGTGGAATGAGTTCTACCTGCATATGGTTGACGATTATCCATCATCATCTATCACAATGGATGTAGTTCGTACAAATAGGCTTCTAAATGATTTAAAACTATTACTATCGCAACATGGCAGACGTATCACAGAATTTGATTTGCTGACAATAACTGCAACATCTGATGAAGGTTCATCCATACCTAGAATCATACAAGATGAGCTTACCATTCCTATGGATGATGAAGAATTGACATTAGTGGACAAGTTGAATAACGATCAAAAATTTGCTTATAACACAATAATGGAAGTCATTCAACGTAAACAAACAATGGCATTCTTTGTGGATGGTCCAGGAGGAACTGGAAAAACATTTTTGTATCGCGCATTACTGGCATCTTTAAAAAGTGATGGTCATATCGCAATTACCACAGCAACATCTGGTATTGCAACAACATTACTACCTGGTGGAAGAACAGCACATTCAAGATTTAAAATACTTTAA